A single genomic interval of Zobellia nedashkovskayae harbors:
- the dinB gene encoding DNA polymerase IV, with protein MSNDFPLRKIIHVDMDAFYASVEQLDNPELRGKPVAVGGSSKRGVVAAASYEARKYGVRSAMSSVMAQRNCPELIFVNARFDRYKEISKIVRGIFYQYTDLVEPLSLDEAYLDVTVNKKGNPSASLLAKEIRQKIFDATGLNASAGISINKFIAKVASDINKPNGQKTVNPEEVLQFLEDLEIRKFYGVGKVTAEKMYKLGIFTGKDLKLKTEAFLEENFGKSGSYYYNVVRGIHNSEVKPHRIPKSVGAERTFNENLSSEVFMLERLDHIAEELEKRLKKANIAGKTVTLKIKYSDFTLNTRSKTLTYFISAKSLILETAKELLYQEKLQNSVRLLGISLANLNTEKEEKDSKKEVVSVQLKFEF; from the coding sequence ATGTCAAACGATTTTCCATTGCGAAAAATTATTCATGTTGATATGGATGCCTTTTATGCATCTGTAGAGCAATTGGATAATCCTGAATTGCGAGGAAAGCCCGTTGCCGTTGGCGGAAGTTCAAAAAGAGGTGTAGTAGCCGCAGCAAGTTACGAAGCCAGAAAATATGGAGTTCGTAGTGCCATGAGCAGTGTTATGGCTCAGCGTAATTGCCCTGAACTCATATTTGTAAATGCGCGCTTTGATAGATATAAAGAAATCTCTAAAATCGTACGCGGTATTTTCTATCAGTATACCGATTTAGTAGAGCCCCTTTCCTTAGATGAAGCCTATCTTGATGTTACAGTCAATAAAAAAGGAAATCCATCTGCTTCTTTACTGGCGAAAGAGATACGGCAAAAGATTTTTGATGCTACAGGCCTTAATGCATCCGCCGGAATTTCTATAAACAAATTCATTGCAAAAGTTGCCAGTGACATCAACAAACCAAACGGACAAAAAACGGTTAATCCAGAAGAAGTATTGCAATTTTTAGAAGACCTTGAAATCCGCAAATTCTATGGTGTAGGAAAGGTTACTGCCGAAAAAATGTACAAGCTAGGTATCTTTACCGGTAAAGACCTAAAACTAAAAACAGAAGCCTTTTTAGAAGAAAACTTCGGAAAAAGCGGTAGTTACTATTACAACGTTGTTCGCGGTATTCATAACAGCGAGGTTAAACCCCACCGTATTCCAAAATCTGTGGGTGCAGAGCGTACTTTCAATGAAAATCTGAGTAGTGAAGTATTTATGTTAGAGCGTTTGGACCATATTGCGGAAGAACTGGAAAAGCGTTTAAAAAAAGCCAATATTGCCGGCAAAACCGTCACCTTAAAAATTAAATACAGTGATTTCACACTTAATACCAGAAGTAAGACCTTAACTTACTTTATCTCTGCCAAGAGCCTTATCCTAGAAACGGCTAAAGAACTTCTGTATCAGGAGAAATTACAAAACTCCGTACGTTTACTTGGTATTTCTCTAGCCAATCTCAATACGGAAAAGGAAGAAAAAGACTCAAAAAAGGAAGTAGTCTCGGTGCAGTTAAAATTTGAGTTTTAA
- a CDS encoding NAD(P)H-binding protein produces METQTKTAIILGATGLTGGILLQLLLEDDRYGKIKLFSRSSVGLSHKKIEEHLGDLMHLEQFKEDFKGDELFCCIGTTKSKTPNKETYKNIDYGIPVTAAKLCTQNGISTYLVVSAMGASAKSTVFYNKVKGKMEDAVLNEKIKNTYIFRPSLIGGKREEKRTGELLFKQLMKVMNLVLVGPLAKYRSIEPDAIAKALVIVANTGYEVNKIESDQINKIAALSD; encoded by the coding sequence ATGGAAACACAAACAAAAACGGCGATTATACTAGGAGCAACTGGTCTTACCGGAGGTATTTTGTTGCAGTTATTACTTGAAGATGATCGTTATGGGAAAATAAAATTGTTCTCTCGTTCCAGTGTGGGTCTCTCGCACAAGAAAATAGAAGAGCATTTAGGCGATTTGATGCACCTAGAACAATTTAAAGAAGATTTTAAGGGAGATGAACTTTTTTGTTGCATTGGTACTACCAAGTCTAAAACACCTAATAAGGAGACGTATAAAAATATAGATTACGGTATTCCCGTAACGGCAGCCAAGCTTTGTACTCAAAACGGAATTTCTACTTATTTGGTAGTTTCTGCAATGGGAGCGAGTGCAAAAAGTACTGTCTTTTACAATAAAGTAAAGGGTAAAATGGAAGATGCTGTCCTTAATGAAAAAATTAAGAATACCTATATCTTTAGACCATCATTAATTGGTGGTAAACGAGAAGAAAAGCGAACCGGAGAATTGTTGTTTAAACAGTTAATGAAGGTGATGAATCTTGTTTTGGTGGGGCCACTGGCAAAATACCGTTCTATTGAACCTGACGCAATTGCAAAAGCTTTGGTAATAGTAGCTAATACAGGTTACGAGGTAAATAAAATAGAATCTGATCAAATAAATAAAATAGCAGCTTTAAGTGATTGA